From the genome of Apus apus isolate bApuApu2 chromosome 19, bApuApu2.pri.cur, whole genome shotgun sequence, one region includes:
- the ZBTB6 gene encoding zinc finger and BTB domain-containing protein 6: protein MAADSEVLHFQFEQQGDAVLQKMNLLRQQNLFCDVSIYINDTEFPGHKVIFAACSTFMRDQFLLNQSRQVRITILQSAEVGRKLLLSCYTGALEVKKKELLKYLTAASYLQMVHIVEKCTEALSKYLEIDASMESGHQAAERCHSSDAELGNGEEVLDKDCEIIEISEDSPVHLEYPVKQEEGDDSQPAEQNLVSERKDTKTPEISTVEIGYKDDEICIFRMDSMSVANVENDHFPQPCTSSKSNLYFPETQHSLINSTVESRNTEMSGNPFQGFVSDNPEGTSSLVNGFQSLDDSGSSWRHQCPKCPRGFLHLENYLRHLKMHKLFLCLQCGKTFTQKKNLNRHIRGHMGIRPFQCMVCLKTFTAKSTLQDHLNIHSGDRPYKCHCCDMDFKHKSALKKHLTSVHGRSNSEKPNLNAITKIKIDYD, encoded by the coding sequence ATGGCGGCCGACTCGGAGGTGCTGCACTTCCAGTTCGAGCAGCAGGGAGATGCCGTGCTGCAGAAGATGAACCTCCTGCGGCAGCAGAACCTCTTCTGCGACGTCTCCATTTACATCAACGACACGGAGTTCCCGGGGCACAAGGTGATCTTCGCCGCCTGCTCCACCTTCATGCGGGACCAATTCCTGCTCAACCAGTCGCGGCAGGTGCGGATCACCATCCTGCAGAGCGCCGAGGTGGgcaggaagctgctgctctcctgctacACAGGAGCTCTGGAGGTGAAGaagaaggagctgctgaaataCCTCACTGCTGCCAGTTATCTCCAGATGGTCCACATCGTGGAGAAATGCACCGAGGCTTTGTCGAAGTACTTGGAGATCGATGCTTCCATGGAAAGCGGCCATCAGGCTGCTGAGAGGTGCCATTCCTCGGATGCTGAACTGGGAAACGGGGAGGAGGTGTTGGATAAAGACTGTGAAATAATCGAGATCTCTGAGGACAGCCCAGTGCACCTGGAGTACCCAGTAAAACAGGAGGAGGGGGACGACTCAcagcctgcagagcagaacTTGGTCTCAGAAAGAAAGGacacaaaaaccccagaaaTATCAACAGTTGAAATCGGATATAAGGATGATGAAATCTGCATCTTCAGAATGGATTCTATGAGCGTAGCAAACGTAGAAAATGATCATTTTCCTCAGCCTTGCACATCCTCTAAATCAAACTTATATTTTCCGGAAACCCAGCACTCCTTGATCAATTCTACagttgaaagcagaaatacagaaatgtcaGGAAATCCCTTTCAGGGTTTTGTCAGTGACAATCCAGAAGGAACTTCCAGTCTGGTGAATGGGTTCCAGAGCCTGGATGACTCTGGCAGCTCTTGGCGGCACCAATGTCCAAAGTGTCCGAGGGGATTTCTCCATCTTGAGAACTATCTCCGACATCTTAAAATGCACAAACTCTTCCTGTGTTTGCAGTGTGGCAAAACgttcacacaaaaaaagaatcTCAACCGACACATCCGGGGGCACATGGGCATCCGGCCCTTCCAGTGCATGGTGTGCCTGAAGACCTTCACTGCCAAAAGCACCCTCCAGGATCACCTGAACATACACAGCGGGGACAGGCCCTACAAGTGTCACTGTTGTGACATGGACTTTAAACACAAGTCTGctcttaaaaagcatttaacttCTGTTCACGGAAGGAGTAACAGCGAAAAACCCAACCTGAATGCtatcacaaaaattaaaatagactATGATTAA